The window GTGGAAGGCCCATATAGACTCAGTGGAGTGACACGGCGAGATAAAAACCTACCGGATGGCAATTATGTGTTCGTCCAATCAACGACACTTGCCACGTAACCCCCATAGCTTCTCTTCTATGCACATGGTACAAAAGAGCGATGAGTCATTTAATACTCAATGAGAGGATATTGTCATAGCATaatatttcatatataaattatatttaggCTTATCTAGCCATAAGACTTTCACATTTAACATCTCCGCTTCAAAGGTGTGAGGATCATCCTAATATCCTACATGCACAACTCATCATATCAAGTCTTGTCTAATCACATCTCAATGGCGTATCATTTCCACAAATTCCTAAATTCCATGTCCTCACATTAAATCATATCAATTGAAGGCTTATCTTTAAAGTCATTATCAATAAACTAGGTTTAATAGGCACACCTCAGTTGCTAAGCACAACCTTAAATCTCACTTACATATAAACTGCTTATCTTAAGCTTTACATCAAATGTCATTCACAGTGGACACCACATATTCATATTTCGAATTAGATCATGCCATCCCCAGTGCATGTTATCATATTCAAATGAATTCAAATGAGTGGCCTTGCCTTGGACATCATCAAATCACACATGGTAAGTAATCGACGGAGAAACAAATCATGTGCAGGGTAAAGCCTCTAGAAATTCATCACTTGGACGGAACACATAACCACAAATCAAGCCATTGTGTCTGTCACATTCCGTATGACCACATCAAATCACATTCAAATTCAACGAGCTTCAATTATGTCTAAGCTCGGTATAATTCTAAGTGCcttcaaatctttaaggcatcATCAAATGCAACACAATAAAGCTATAGCATGCCTTTAACTCTACATGGGTATTCATcatattcaatcaaatcaatTATGGCTTAACAACCTTAACTTATCCTCAAATCAACCATAAGTACGTGGGCATTCACACATAAATCATGTCCATAAGTAATCGTGGCCTTTCGACCCACATATTCAATATTGCTCAGTCGTTGTGCCATTAACCCAAGTACATATCGTGCCCATATACCTAACCAGGCAATCCATTCATCATAAGTTGGCATAGTTCttaattcataatttataTCACACCATGGGTAGCATTTTTGCTCTCGGTCTTACATACCATTGATTCCAACACAATGCCACCATGTGGCTCACCACAACTCACACAAACATAGATTTCCTCTTTCAAATAACTAGTTGGCCTAGGCATTCTCTACTAGGCACACAATCATACTTGTTCTCTAGCTTAGGCATATACCTCTAGGCaaacatacatatacatacatatagaTATATACATACACATCAATTCTCTAGCCTAGGTTTTCTCATCTAGGCATACCttatacacatatatacacacatatataGTTTTCTAGCCTAGGTTCATCTGTCTAGGCATGCATCCTTTATCCTAATACCATGGCAACGCACTTAGGTAGCGTTTGGTATGAGGGAAGTGAGAGCACATTCCCTGCAATGTGtccaattaaattacattgcaGAGTTTGTTTTGTAACAGACCATTGCATTGTAAGAttgcaatgcaatcacattacagcCAAgggatgtaatgtgattacagtccaaaaccaatgcaatcacattacattgcaCTCTGCAATGTTCTTAAAGACACTTTTACCTTTCAACTTTATTACCTtgttaaaaacattttgtaacgttgtaattaaaataaaaaatattaaaataaataatataatataaaataaaaattaaaataaaataaaatNNNNNNNNNNNNNNNNNNNNNNNNNNNNNNNNNNNNNNNNNNNNNNNNNNNNNNNNNNNNNNNNNNNNNNNNNNNNNNNNNNNNNNaaaaaattatattaaaaaataaaaaataaaatattataataagaaataaaaataaaatatatgacattaaaaatatatttaagagatgatattatataaaaattaataataaaaaatacaagtatattaaacttacattttaataaataagggtaattttgaaaattaacattacattcCCAACAAAGTACTTGTAAACCAAACGCTGTAATGTTATCTTCCctacattttaattattattttgcttGTATACCAAACATTGTAATGTTATTTTCCCTACAATCACATTGCTTACAATAACATTacttgcaatcacattacattgtaaAGTACCAAACGCCACCTTATCGTGCATTATGCATTACATGCATTTAACTTAAATCCCACTCACCTTGACAATCTAAGGTGCGTCCATAGCCAAGCTTCGATCCTTAGCCTCCAACCATCCTTCAGCTCACCCATGAGTAAACTAGCTCAATTTTCCCCTTAGACACATCAAAACATCCATTTATTAGTTAACTCTTGGTTTTCAAAGAAATGCTAGTTTTTCCACAATTAACTAATTCTTAACAATCCAACTATTTAAGCTCAAATCCTTTATTAATGAGCTAACCCATAACTTAGAAACTGGATTGCATGAATCTTAGCTCCCAAATTCCTCAATCCAAGCCAAAGAggaaaattatcaaatttggAGAAAATTGGATTCCTCAGCATTTAAccgattaaattgaaaaataatcgGTAAAAACGTTAAATATTACCTCTGGAATGgtttcccaagcttgaatcTAGATCAAAGGGCTCCAAATGCCATTTGGGGGCTTAGGGTTcggagaaagaagagaaagaaagagaaaaaaaagctGAGAGAGAATGGGGCAGAAATGGTCCCaaaacctttttttatttttaccttttctctctgatgtatcgatacatttggcaatgtatcaatatatttgccctaatttcaaataaatgttTTGATACATTGAGACAATGTATCGATATGTTTCAAGCAAAATGGTCTCAAGTGCCCTCTacttcaaatgtatcgatacattaggacatgttcatcaaatttccaaaTCTATCAACACATCtttaaatgtatcgatagaattCCTCCAAAACACCTCATGTTGTTCTTGCTGCcaagaatgtattgatacatgaggggatgtatcgatacattttacCCTGTAGGTAGTTTTAAGTCTTTTCTAACTTCCAAAACTAACACCCAAAAATCCATTCCCTATTAATCTTATACCCCAAATAACttatataattcaaaatcCTCATACATATATCCTCAAACATGcatcaaattaaatcaaatcctCAATCTATAGgattaattcatcattttcatcgATATTTACCTTAACGACGTACTTAGATGTCAAAGTGTCAAACATCTGCACAAATTCATTGAAGATCTTAATTTACACCCACATTCATAGTCATTTACCCCCTAGACATAATTATATTCTTCCAAACTTAAATAACCCCTCAAATCACGTGGCCAACATCACATGAAGgtcatataaaaaatcagGGGTGTTACAACTTAATTCATGCTTTTCCATGCTCCTCAAAGGGGAATTAAATAAAGCTCGAGTCCAAGGCCAATAGAAGTCAAACAACACACAAATTGTTCTTTCTTCAATGGGCGCCACAAGCACGGGGCCAAGCacttttaatgtttttttcaAAGCTTTCCTTTGGGTGCTACAATGTTGGGTGCTTGGTAGCCACGGCTCTAAGGCTCCTATATGCCTTGAGGTGTACTTTTCAATCAAGGGGCCATGGCACTACTCCCATGGTGGTTGCGGTGCTCAAATCTATATAATGCTCATTCAGACTTTTCAActttgatataattttttttcaccttCTAGGCTGAACTGGatgaagtggtaaacatgaaaattaCAGCTCtacaaaatatattgaaatgaagaccaaataactctatCAAATAGAATTATATTTCAATGACCAAAGTTGTTTAACAGAAATAGCAACCACATGACTTCAAAAGTAGCTGTTGTCATTGCACGATATTCTACTTCAGTAGAAGTCCAAGAAACAACTAAATTAGATGCTTACACAATTATTACAGCTATTGACACTAAATTTCAGTTAATTTCGAACATTGAGTTTCTCTGaataatcaaaattgaaaaactaaCATTTTAAATTGATGAGAATAAAATGTCCCTatctttaaatatatatatatatttttaagtttaagtCCTAAATAGGACATTTAGCCAAATATAATTGTCCCGCGAGAAGGAAACAGTCATTTAACCGATAGGTAACATAAGTCACGTCGCCTTTCGCTATCCgcaaatttttgtttttccctaTTTAATTGTAGCTTGTTTGTGCTTATTTCTTTGGCTGGTTAGCTGCCCACAAGGGGGGAAATGGGGTCGGTGGCGCAAACACAGATAGTGCAAAGGGAAAATTAAATTTCTGATGGcacaaatgaaaacaaaaatacaatCCACCCTTATTGGAGAATGTAAGAGCCACTAGGCTAGTTGAAGGTTTTCTGGCTATGGGAAATTATGTCACTGTAGCTAGTCACACTTGATGTCTAGAAGGAAAAAGACTGCACTGGAACATTCTATaaccatattgcacatcatgCTGCAGATGCATGCACGCCATTTTCCTTAACAACATTCCAGCTTAGGAACCGCCTTTTGTTGCCAAATAAGTTGACATGTGTTATTCATTTGATGGGGCTCCAAGCATGAGCATGTTGAAAGTAATACACCTCGTTCTCCGAGATGCAAGTCCAACATTTGCTGTTCGCACTGCGGAAACTGGGCTCTCTAGGGATGGTTAAAGGCCGGTTGGATCTGCAAAATAATGGTACAATCAAACTCCAGAATTAGGCCTACTTGTACTTTATTTGGATAACAATTAATTCGATCATTTCGTTTATCATGTATTTGCTTCACTAATTACCTTTGCGGGAAAAACGGTCTATCGAAAAAAGGCATGAGTTGGGCTTTTGGAACCATCTCTTTTCTTAGCAAGCGGACCTCTTCCTCTTCTATCATCTGCTCCACTCAATGTTACCATCCAAGTATGGGCACCCTTAATAACCATAATTTAGGACATAGATATGCATATCTACTTACCTTTTGCAATTTCTCTACTTGTTTCTTCTGTAACTCCAAGAGATATAGCTTGGTCGCCACCTGCACATATAgttatatacataaatataaacctaagtgaaaaaattaattctgaGAATTACATACATTGAAAACGTAATCAAACTGATGATACTAGTCGATTAAGGAAACTTTACCGAGTAATTGAACATAGCTCGCTTAACCGCTCTTTGTTCAGTGTGAAGTTTGAAATCTAGTGGCTTAGTATTTTCCTTGGCTGGAGGCTTTGGAGTAACCTATATGCATACACAATTTAGCTTTGCTTGAAAGAgataaaaagagagagaacATGTACACAGTCAAGTGtatatgtgtgtatatatatatatatgttaaatACACTATTTTACCTTGGATTTGTCTTTGAGCTGATCTTTTGTCTGcgcaaataaaaaaaatagttactTAATTTGATTCGAGTGAGACAAGCCTTAATTTCCAAGGTATTATAGCCATCAGGGCTTGATGCATGCTTTTCCTATCTCTATATCTAGTCTTGATTTGTTGGAGAGATGTTAGTATTAGTATTTATTGTTACGATTGGTGTAAACGATCAGACTTAATTTCCTATCTCTATGTTTCTGATCTCAAGCATTGGGAGTTCCTTAATTTGTGTTCATTTCAGtaagtagtagtagtagtagtattCTACTTCTTTTCCCTCCAGTTGCTCTGCTTGATTGTTTAAGACATTCAATGCTGATTTCTTTTTCTGGGTGGTCAACAATATTCCTGTCCTCAATGTAAATGTATTTGTACAGTACATATAGGAAGGGCAGCCTTCTTAAAAACTTTGATGTGGCTTTTAATGAACTGCAGGCcaagaaaatcaaataagaGAATGTAATTCCCAAATACCATTGACTCCATAAACTAAGCTCCTCGGCTGGACTTATGGactataaatataaaacagCGTAAAAAGACAAGAAACGGGGGTTCATCCGTACGTCTTACCATTCCTTTAGCGGTGGAACTCCAAGAAACTGCGGACTGTGAGGTACCGTTCTTCACCAACTTATTAGGCAACAAAGAAATTGCAAAAAAAGTATCGCATttagtataaattaaataaactaaataaaagaGTAGAAATTAAGAGGAGCAacatcaattaattaattaattaattaactcaGAAAGCATATAAAGATATACCTTTAATGCAGATTTGGTGTGTGTTCTCTCCATGTTGGAACTCGGTGTTGATTCCTTGCAACATAACTGAGGATTTTAATGGTGAGCAAAGggaaacaacaaaatcaaagtTTGGAGATTTGTGTCTATCTTTAGTGCTTTCTGTTGCAACATCACCAGCATGCCAAGGGATTTGCATGCTCTCCGGTACCAAACTTTCTGATTAAACCTCCCTCTCATGCACACATATTTGATTGCCATTCCCTACTAACTTCCTTCGCAATAATCTCTTCTTGCCTTTTGCTATTAATTATCCGATtaactaataaattaaatctctAATCTCACATCAGTATTTTAGTTATTAAAGACTTAACAATTGATAGTTGCCCTCACATGTTTGGTCTGAGCTCACCATGGGTTTCCATCCTCTATTAGTACGTTTCAATATTTCACCAGTTGGTACATAAATCTTCACTTAAGGGCTGATATGCACcagtaattttaaaatctatCTGGATCCAAAAATTAACCTTGCCCTATCACCTAGGTGCTagtgataaaatttaatttgaatacttAATTAATTGCTGAACAATTTACGAGGTATTATTCGGAGAAACAACTTGTTGGACATTTGGACCTACACTTACGATGGTTCACTTAATTTGATCCATTTGACTGAGTCTTCCGAAACGCAAAAACTAATGTATTGGTATAATATAAGTTTAATTAGTAGGGTCATCTTATATAGGTCTTTAAATAGGCTTAAATGTTTCATCAAAACACGTTTATGAaacataaacaaataaaagttGCTCAGTATAGGTTTATGCAAGTTAATGTGATATAGAAGTAGGCTTTTGTGTCTCAAGTCAATTAACCCAGATACATCCTTTAATGGAGAATACTTTTGCTTAAGTGAATGATTTGGTAGGAGCTCAGCGAGTCCAGCAACTCGGTACGTTTAGTCAAGTGTCTCAAAACTGTAGTGCTGATTTTTCCTTTACGTCAGCTTCATAGGTCAACTCACTACTGAAATTATAAAGCTAAAGGGCGACCAAAAGGTTGTTAACCACCCACTTTCAAGCTTTCAAGCACTCTTTCTTGTTAAAGCCGTTATCTAACCAAGACAAAAAAGCAACCTTTGATTGCAATTTACAACTTTAGGGCAAAACAATATGAGCAGGATTTGGGGCATTTATCACAAGTTAAGAGGAATGTCAAACAGTTCGTTAGGTGCTGATTCGAAAATTAACCTAACTAAATGCATTTCTTTACATTCAAGTTTTGGTGTTgacattattattttatttatcccTAAAAAACAACTTCACTATGTTAGGCAAAATTCTGGGAGCAACTTTTCTAATCTAACTTTCAGGGTCCTCCTTTAGTTATGGGGGTTGTGGTACATCATatcaaatgtttaaaatttcttatatattCTGTTAATAGCCTTTtcagaataattttttatttaataattaatacaagtaaaaaatattaaattttttttaaaagaataaaaaataacaaaatgatCTCACATGTCTCACtcaacttttaaaatttttttatttttctctctaaatttatattattatttttatttatatttgtttatctttttcaatGCTATTCTATTTACTCATATGTTCTAagtttttatggatttttttctctaaatttcTATGAACCATCaaccatattctttttttttgtttccagTTATGTTATATGTGAGTTCTATCTTCTACTTATCAtgctcttcttttttattatgtgaattttattttttataattttaatctttaaaaattaataaattattatgtagttcTTGAAAATAAGTTGTAGTATTGAATtattacataaaatttaattagtgtatcatttttttagtAATCCTGATTATGTGAAAGGAAATTATCTTGAGTATATCTTTTTATGAgctttacattttatatttagttgaaagaGAATTATCTTGAATATATAATCTTTTTAACAATGTTGATTATATAAGAGGAAATTATTAATCGTGCATatcatatttaactatttatattttatatattatagttttatatttaatattataagtttaaatagaaataaaataagaatattagatgataattgcattaatttttttttcaagtttaatTAGAGTATAAGTAAAAAAcaattgacaaattttttaaaagaaaaaatgcaaGTCGTTCAAATGATTTTCTTACATTTGAGCCACCAAGCCTCAATGCTTCAACTCATAAATAAGGGCAATATAAATCAAAGCATCCAAGACTCAATTCTAAAGAAATGGATGTTTTTCATTCATAAtcaataattgatgaatttgaatacAAAGAATATGGTCAAACACAACTTTGCTAAACTGACTATTGTaagtctttcttttcttaatttacatgttatataaaattatttttctattattaatctttgattgttggttaagttcaacatattattttttaacatttttaaccCTTATTCCTCTGTTTTTGGCTCCCCCAATAAAAGTTAGCTAGCTACGCTACTGGTTGCATCCATCTTATCCTAGTGCAAGATATTCTATTAACCAAACTATACTGAATTAAAACAACAAATATTGGAAAGGAAACAAATTCTTAAAGACTAAAATGaagcaagaaaaaattaaagtaagaGCCGAAGTTAACCGCCACGAGGAAGCAAAGAACCTAAATGCTATATGGCTTGATGAAATCTATGGCTCTCTCTTGACCTACAAGCAAGAAATTCagtaagaaaaagaaggaaaggaggcaatggaaaagaaaaaaggtctGGCACTAAAAGTTAGCGCTCATGCTCTGGCATGCCGGATCATGTGTAGAACTTAACCACCTTCCGCAACATTgcaattaaattgggcaagttTGTCTGTTGTAGTGATGAAACCCTCAACCTTCAATCCTTTGAAAAGGCGGCAATTTTACTTATTACAGCTTTTCCTCATAGAATTATAgaatagtttaattttttattgggGACAAAATCTATAACTATATATTAAAGTTGTTCCTAAATGGAGTACGTGTTTGACATCTGTCTATCCTTATAGTTTGACACTTGGGTTGATTTAATTGGCTTGATTTTTGGGAcatatatgttattttttaatgttatgagGCTATTTCATGAAATTTGCTTTTGTGCTATTAAAACTAACTAGGGCATTTTCAAGTTTCCATTAAATATAGGGGGTATATTTGTCTATTAAGATGATAGGAATTTTATATGTGAGATATATTTTTGGCATTTTAGGAAATGCTGAGGTCATTttccttcatttatttttagtttatgttTGATGTTGGTGatgtttttgtcttttaataataaattgagGCTATTTTGATCTTTTAATCATGTCGATGTGGCGGGGATTTTTTATGGATATTTTGCAAATCGTCGGcagcattttggtcattttataTAAAGTTGGGTCCCTTTGATGAGGTCATTTCTAGATTTTTAGAATATGTCCATGGTATTTTCGTCTTGTCTGAATTCATGTCCTAAAAAGGCTCTATAAGAATGCTATGATGATAAGTATGATTGAATCCTTGAAGGAATATGATTTGATTTAGATTTATGGCTTACAATTAAACCTACTATGATTTTGTGATATGACTTTGTATTTGAACCTGTTTAATAGTTTGTTAAATGTTAAAATTCATGGGAATGAGCTAAGGAATGCATAGACAAAGTAAAGAAGCCAAATCTAGAAAATTTTGGCTTGAAATCTAGAAATTACAAAGGAAGTATCGATACCCTATGAATGTGGCATGGATACTTTGCCAATAGAATGCCCCAGGAAGCATTTTGGTTGTAAGCAGTACTTTGGGTTATAATAGCCTTGTCTGAATTAAATGTCCTAGAAAGGCTCCATAAGAATATTATGATGataattatgatttgaatccTTAAGggaatattatttgatttagaTTTATGGCTTGAGAATTAAACATACTATGATTTTGTGATATGACATTATATTTGAACTTGTTTAATAGTTtgttatatattaaaattcatgGGAATGAGCTACAGAATGAATAGACAAAGTAATTAAGccaattcttaaaaattttggcttGAAATTGTCAATTTTGCCCACATACGTATATGTATCTAAGAAGTAATATAGACAGTAAGTCCATATTATCGGTCCCAAAAGGAttgatttctaaaatttcactaaatactaaaattatataacaaattaatcttatttaagcaatcttaaaattgaaaagctaatgaaaacaaaatttaaaagaaacactaaattaaccaatagaaattaaatatctTGACAACAGTAGTAGATTAAAGACTTAGGATCATGGGTTTATTTAATACTTTATTTTATACcagtttttcttaatatttatctttcttagatagttttactaacctaaaatccaaagctatggACAAGTTTCTGTTTAGATGCTTGtaaaaatacctaacttaataaATTCACTATATATCTAtagaaatcaattaaattaagttcattaagcaaATGTCCTAATTTGTTTATGTATGACAAttggtgtatgtctacctaaatcgcaaatcaaatcacctaagtgactaaacatacactattcaaatcttagtccAACCCAAAATCTCTTTGTCGAGcttcaattagattcacaaatcaattaattgttgatcaagcaattaaaagcattaagaatagatttgaataagtaaaatgatacccattcatgataaataacaGAAAAACAAGTATTCagactacatgttgaaatccaccacaatcctagaaaagcaaattag is drawn from Theobroma cacao cultivar B97-61/B2 chromosome 4, Criollo_cocoa_genome_V2, whole genome shotgun sequence and contains these coding sequences:
- the LOC18601279 gene encoding protein TPX2, producing the protein MERTHTKSALKLVKNGTSQSAVSWSSTAKGMTKDQLKDKSKVTPKPPAKENTKPLDFKLHTEQRAVKRAMFNYSVATKLYLLELQKKQVEKLQKMIEEEEVRLLRKEMVPKAQLMPFFDRPFFPQRSNRPLTIPREPSFRSANSKCWTCISENEVYYFQHAHAWSPIK